From a region of the Neisseria subflava genome:
- a CDS encoding dihydroorotate oxidase, giving the protein MVSLKTQIAGFSFDNCLMNAAGVSCMTVEELEAVRQSSAGTFITKTATLTPRQGNPEPRYHDVPLGSINSMGLPNQGIDYYLDYLLTLQESQPERTFFLSLVGLSPGETHILLEKVQNSGFNGITELNLSCPNVPGKPQIAYDFETTEMILDNAFTYFDKPLGIKLPPYFDIAHFDQAAEVFNRYPLKFVNCVNSIGNGMYIEDESVVIRPKNGFGGIGGQYIKPTALANVHAFYQRLDPSIQVIGTGGVYSGRDAFEHILCGASMVQIGTALHQQGVDIFERVSLELTAIMAQKGYEKIEDFKGKLKYFE; this is encoded by the coding sequence ATGGTATCGTTGAAAACACAAATCGCCGGTTTTTCTTTTGACAACTGCCTGATGAATGCGGCTGGTGTGTCGTGCATGACTGTTGAGGAATTGGAAGCGGTCAGACAGTCTTCGGCAGGCACTTTCATTACCAAGACCGCAACGCTTACCCCTCGTCAAGGCAACCCCGAGCCGCGCTATCACGATGTCCCTCTCGGCAGCATCAATTCGATGGGTTTGCCGAATCAAGGCATTGATTACTATCTGGATTACCTGCTTACCCTTCAAGAGTCTCAGCCGGAACGGACATTTTTCCTATCACTGGTCGGTCTGTCGCCCGGCGAAACACATATCCTGCTGGAAAAGGTGCAAAACAGCGGATTCAACGGCATTACCGAACTCAATCTTTCCTGCCCAAACGTCCCCGGCAAGCCACAAATCGCCTATGACTTTGAAACAACCGAGATGATTTTGGATAATGCCTTTACCTACTTCGATAAGCCCTTGGGCATCAAACTGCCGCCATATTTCGATATTGCCCATTTTGATCAAGCGGCGGAAGTGTTCAACCGCTACCCCCTAAAATTCGTCAACTGTGTCAACTCCATCGGCAACGGCATGTATATCGAGGACGAATCCGTTGTTATCCGCCCGAAAAACGGCTTCGGCGGCATAGGTGGCCAATACATCAAACCGACCGCACTTGCCAATGTCCATGCGTTCTATCAAAGACTGGATCCGTCTATCCAAGTCATCGGAACAGGCGGCGTTTACAGCGGCCGCGATGCGTTTGAACACATCTTGTGCGGCGCAAGCATGGTACAGATCGGCACGGCGCTACACCAGCAAGGCGTAGACATTTTTGAACGGGTTTCCCTTGAATTAACAGCCATCATGGCGCAAAAAGGTTATGAAAAAATAGAAGACTTCAAAGGCAAATTGAAATATTTTGAATAG
- a CDS encoding aspartate aminotransferase family protein: MQNYLTPNFSFAPMIPEHALGSRVWDTEGREYIDLSGGIAVNALGHCHPDLVAALAEQSQKLWHISNIYTTQPAQELAKKLVENTFADKVFFCNSGAEANEAALKLARKYARDHFGEHKTEIISCLNSFHGRTLFTVSVGGQPKYSKDYAPLPSDITHVPFNDIAALEAAVGDKTCAVIIEPIQGESGILPATQEYLQAARRLCDKHGALLILDEVQTGMGHTGKLFAYEHYGITPDIISSAKALGCGFPIGAILTTDKIAPTFGPGTHGSTFGGNPMACAVGTRAFDIINAPETLAHVEQQGQKLQTALREIGEKTGVFKEVRGMGLLLGCVLADEYAGKASEITAATLKHGLMVLVAGANVVRFAPSLLLNDEDMAEGLKRFEAALAEWLA, from the coding sequence ATGCAAAACTACCTGACACCCAATTTCTCATTCGCCCCCATGATTCCGGAACACGCACTCGGCAGCCGAGTTTGGGATACCGAAGGACGAGAATACATTGACCTGTCAGGCGGTATTGCTGTGAACGCGCTGGGCCATTGCCATCCCGATTTGGTCGCCGCCTTGGCCGAACAATCGCAAAAACTCTGGCACATTTCTAATATCTATACCACCCAACCGGCGCAAGAATTGGCCAAAAAATTGGTCGAAAACACCTTTGCCGACAAAGTGTTTTTCTGCAATTCCGGCGCAGAAGCCAATGAAGCCGCGCTAAAACTGGCGCGCAAATACGCTCGCGATCATTTTGGCGAACACAAAACCGAAATCATCTCCTGCCTCAACAGCTTCCACGGCCGTACCCTGTTTACCGTATCCGTAGGCGGCCAGCCCAAATACAGCAAAGACTACGCGCCGCTGCCGTCAGATATTACCCATGTTCCATTTAATGATATTGCCGCATTGGAAGCCGCCGTCGGCGACAAAACCTGCGCCGTAATTATCGAGCCGATTCAAGGCGAAAGCGGCATCCTGCCTGCCACCCAAGAATACCTGCAAGCCGCACGCCGTTTGTGCGACAAGCACGGCGCCTTGCTCATTTTGGACGAAGTGCAAACTGGCATGGGTCATACGGGCAAACTGTTTGCCTACGAGCATTACGGCATTACACCCGACATCATCAGCTCCGCCAAAGCCTTGGGTTGCGGTTTCCCAATTGGCGCGATACTGACCACCGATAAAATCGCCCCAACCTTCGGCCCTGGAACGCATGGCTCAACCTTTGGCGGCAACCCAATGGCGTGCGCGGTCGGCACCCGTGCGTTTGACATCATCAATGCGCCCGAAACATTGGCGCACGTTGAACAACAAGGCCAAAAACTTCAGACGGCCTTGCGTGAAATAGGCGAAAAGACCGGCGTATTTAAAGAAGTCCGCGGCATGGGCCTGCTGCTCGGCTGCGTGTTGGCAGACGAATACGCAGGCAAGGCATCGGAAATTACCGCCGCCACTTTAAAACACGGCCTGATGGTACTGGTTGCCGGCGCCAATGTGGTGCGTTTCGCCCCCAGCCTGCTGCTGAACGATGAAGACATGGCCGAAGGCTTGAAACGTTTTGAAGCGGCCTTGGCCGAATGGTTGGCCTGA
- a CDS encoding class I SAM-dependent methyltransferase, which yields MTDITPFANRLGKNIKHLMKWAKRNNIEAWRIYDRDIPQFPFAVDVYGDQIHLQEYDTGWLMQPEEYEAWLDDILEAIGFVTGFAPEQIHLKRRERQKGLQQYEKTGKTGDDFVITENGHKFWVNLDKYLDTGLFLDHRNTRKKVGETAAGKRFLNLFSYTGSFTVYAATGGAVSSETVDLSNTYLEWAKRNFELNGIDTEQHKIVRADVFQYLQNAADEGKKFDLIVMDPPSFSNSKKMLDILDIQRDHKRLIDGAMSLLASDGILYFSNNLRSFVLDDSVVEQYTVKDISKQSVPDDFRNKKIHQCWEIKHK from the coding sequence ATGACTGACATTACCCCCTTTGCCAATCGCTTGGGCAAAAACATCAAACATCTTATGAAATGGGCCAAACGCAACAATATCGAAGCCTGGCGCATTTACGACCGCGATATTCCCCAATTTCCCTTTGCCGTCGATGTTTACGGCGACCAAATCCATCTTCAGGAATACGATACCGGCTGGCTGATGCAGCCCGAAGAATACGAAGCATGGCTTGACGATATATTGGAAGCTATTGGTTTTGTGACCGGTTTTGCGCCCGAACAAATCCACCTCAAACGTCGAGAACGCCAAAAAGGTTTGCAGCAATACGAGAAAACCGGCAAAACTGGCGACGATTTCGTCATCACTGAAAACGGCCACAAGTTTTGGGTCAACCTTGACAAATACCTTGATACCGGCCTTTTCCTCGACCACCGCAACACGCGCAAAAAAGTCGGCGAAACCGCAGCGGGCAAACGCTTCCTCAACCTGTTTTCCTACACAGGCAGCTTCACCGTCTATGCCGCAACCGGCGGCGCGGTATCCAGCGAAACCGTCGATTTATCCAACACTTATCTCGAGTGGGCAAAACGCAATTTCGAACTCAACGGCATTGACACCGAACAACACAAAATCGTCCGCGCCGATGTGTTCCAATACCTGCAAAATGCCGCAGACGAAGGCAAAAAGTTCGATCTGATCGTCATGGATCCGCCCAGCTTTTCCAACAGCAAAAAGATGCTCGACATCCTCGACATCCAGCGTGACCATAAAAGGCTGATTGACGGCGCAATGAGCCTGCTCGCTTCAGACGGCATTCTGTATTTCTCCAACAACCTGCGCAGTTTTGTGTTGGACGATTCGGTCGTGGAACAATACACCGTCAAAGACATTTCCAAACAGTCCGTTCCCGACGATTTCCGCAACAAAAAAATCCATCAATGCTGGGAAATCAAGCACAAATAA
- a CDS encoding DEAD/DEAH box helicase produces the protein MSIKFADLNLDKNILSAVRSEGYESPTPIQAQAIPFALDGRDIMASAQTGSGKTAAFLLPTLQKLTKRSEKPGKGPRALVLTPTRELAAQVEKNALAYAKNMRWFRTVSIVGGASFGYQTRALSKPVDLIVATPGRLMDLMQSGKVDFERLEVLILDEADRMLDMGFIDDIETIVEATPSDRQTLLFSATWDGAVGKLARKLTKDPEVVEVERVDDQGKIEEQLLYCDDMHHKNRLLDHILRDANIDQCVIFTSTKAMTEVIADELYEKGFAANCLHGDMPQGWRNRTLMDLRKGRCKILVATDVAARGIDVPTITHVINYDLPKQAEDYVHRIGRTGRAGRTGIAITFAEVNEYVKVHKIEKYIGRKLPELTIEGMEPTRKRKSAGGKPKGKGGWGDRKSGGWRGDKKPAKEGFGGKARGEGHKKDGFKKDGFKKADGFKKGGEGFKGKRKSNDSFGGKHKRG, from the coding sequence ATGTCTATTAAATTTGCCGATTTGAACCTTGATAAAAATATTTTGTCTGCCGTACGCAGCGAGGGTTATGAAAGCCCGACCCCGATTCAGGCGCAAGCAATTCCGTTTGCTTTGGACGGCCGCGACATTATGGCTTCGGCACAAACTGGTTCAGGCAAAACCGCAGCCTTCCTGCTGCCGACTTTGCAAAAACTGACCAAACGTAGCGAAAAACCGGGCAAAGGCCCGCGTGCTTTGGTATTGACTCCGACCCGCGAACTGGCGGCTCAGGTGGAAAAAAACGCGCTGGCGTATGCTAAAAATATGCGTTGGTTCCGTACTGTCAGCATTGTCGGCGGCGCATCTTTCGGCTACCAAACCCGTGCCCTGAGTAAACCGGTTGACTTGATTGTCGCTACTCCGGGCCGTCTGATGGACTTGATGCAGAGCGGCAAAGTTGATTTTGAACGTTTGGAAGTGCTGATTCTGGACGAAGCCGACCGTATGCTGGACATGGGCTTTATTGACGACATCGAAACCATCGTGGAAGCGACACCGAGCGACCGTCAAACTTTGTTGTTCTCCGCCACTTGGGACGGCGCGGTGGGCAAACTGGCGCGCAAACTGACCAAAGACCCTGAAGTCGTCGAAGTCGAGCGCGTGGACGACCAAGGCAAAATCGAAGAGCAGTTACTGTACTGCGACGATATGCACCATAAAAACCGCCTGCTTGACCACATCTTGCGCGATGCCAATATCGATCAATGCGTGATTTTCACATCAACCAAAGCCATGACCGAAGTCATCGCGGATGAATTGTACGAAAAAGGTTTTGCCGCCAACTGCCTGCACGGCGATATGCCGCAAGGCTGGCGCAACCGTACGCTGATGGACTTGCGTAAAGGACGCTGCAAAATTTTGGTTGCCACTGATGTTGCCGCACGCGGTATCGACGTACCGACCATTACCCACGTTATCAACTATGACTTGCCGAAACAGGCTGAAGACTACGTTCACCGCATCGGCCGTACCGGCCGCGCAGGCCGTACCGGTATTGCGATTACTTTTGCCGAAGTGAACGAATACGTCAAAGTACACAAAATCGAAAAATACATCGGCCGCAAATTGCCTGAGCTGACCATCGAAGGCATGGAACCGACACGCAAACGCAAATCTGCCGGCGGCAAACCGAAAGGCAAAGGCGGCTGGGGCGATCGTAAATCCGGCGGCTGGCGCGGCGATAAGAAACCGGCTAAAGAAGGTTTCGGCGGTAAAGCTCGCGGCGAAGGCCATAAAAAAGACGGTTTCAAGAAAGATGGTTTCAAAAAAGCTGACGGTTTTAAAAAAGGCGGCGAAGGCTTTAAAGGCAAGCGCAAGTCTAACGACAGCTTTGGCGGCAAACACAAAAGAGGTTGA
- the leuB gene encoding 3-isopropylmalate dehydrogenase — translation MTKHIAILRGDGIGPEIVAETVRILDKLIEQGLDVSYEYAPLGGEAYDEYGHPYPEFTQNLCRKADAVLLGAVGSPQYDNLDRPLRPERGLLAIRKDLNLFANLRPAILYKELANASTLKPEIVAGLDILIVRELTGDIYFGEPRGIRVLENGEREGYNTMKYSESEIHRIAHVAFQSAQKRSKKVCSVGKANVLETTELWREIFEEIGKEYPDVELSHMYVDNAAMQLVRAPKQFDVIATGNIFGDILSDEASMLTGSIGMLPSASLDENGKGLYEPSHGSAPDIAGQNKANPLATVLSLAMLLRYSLNDEARAQQVENAVQKVLQQGLRTGDIYEEGTKLVSCSEMGDAVLAAL, via the coding sequence ATGACCAAACATATCGCTATCTTGCGCGGCGACGGCATCGGCCCTGAAATCGTTGCAGAAACCGTCCGTATACTCGACAAACTTATCGAACAAGGTTTGGATGTCAGCTACGAATACGCGCCTTTGGGCGGCGAAGCCTATGACGAATACGGCCATCCTTATCCAGAATTCACGCAAAACCTTTGCCGTAAAGCCGATGCGGTTCTGCTTGGTGCAGTCGGTTCTCCTCAATACGACAATCTCGACCGTCCGCTACGCCCTGAACGTGGCTTGTTGGCCATCCGTAAAGACTTGAATCTGTTTGCCAATTTGCGCCCTGCTATTTTGTATAAAGAGCTGGCCAACGCTTCCACTCTGAAGCCGGAAATCGTAGCCGGCCTCGACATCCTTATCGTACGCGAACTGACCGGCGATATTTACTTTGGCGAACCGCGCGGCATCCGTGTTTTAGAAAACGGCGAACGCGAAGGCTACAACACCATGAAATACAGCGAAAGCGAAATCCACCGCATCGCCCACGTTGCCTTCCAATCCGCCCAAAAACGCAGCAAAAAAGTCTGCTCCGTAGGCAAAGCCAACGTTTTGGAAACCACCGAACTGTGGCGCGAAATCTTTGAAGAAATCGGCAAAGAATACCCTGATGTCGAGCTTTCCCATATGTACGTTGATAACGCAGCCATGCAGTTGGTACGCGCGCCCAAACAATTTGACGTGATTGCCACCGGCAACATCTTCGGCGACATTCTGTCTGACGAAGCGTCCATGCTGACCGGCTCCATCGGTATGCTGCCTTCTGCTTCTTTGGACGAAAACGGCAAAGGCCTGTACGAACCGTCTCACGGCTCCGCTCCAGACATTGCTGGTCAAAACAAAGCCAATCCGCTGGCAACCGTATTGTCTCTTGCCATGCTGCTGCGTTACAGCCTAAATGACGAAGCCCGCGCGCAACAAGTTGAAAACGCCGTACAAAAAGTACTGCAACAAGGCTTGCGTACCGGCGACATTTACGAAGAAGGTACCAAACTGGTTTCCTGCTCCGAAATGGGCGATGCCGTATTGGCCGCTTTGTAA